The following coding sequences lie in one Candidatus Brocadia sp. genomic window:
- the murQ gene encoding N-acetylmuramic acid 6-phosphate etherase has protein sequence MEIKDRSQLLTEQRNPRTTNIDCKTTLEIIDGINAEDARVFTAVHREREPIAKAVDMIVDAFKEGGRLIYVGAGTSGRLGILDAAECPPTFGTDPNMIVGIIAGGEKAMFQSIEGAEDFPEDGARDIQQKEVNHRDVVVGITTGGTTPYVMGALFEAKKRNARTIFLCCNIETTPSFDVDITIRPIVGPEIITGSTRMKAGTATKLILNMLTTTTMIKIGKVYENLMVDLRAVNAKLSDRAERIIMTVTGINREDAKMLLASAFGNAKAAIVMQKLGLDYEEAKKRLDAQGGFVRRVLS, from the coding sequence ATGGAAATTAAAGACCGTTCCCAACTGCTAACCGAACAGCGCAATCCCCGCACTACCAATATTGACTGCAAAACCACCCTGGAGATTATTGATGGTATTAATGCTGAGGATGCGAGGGTTTTTACCGCTGTTCATAGAGAAAGAGAACCCATAGCAAAGGCGGTTGATATGATCGTCGATGCTTTTAAGGAAGGTGGCCGTCTTATCTATGTGGGTGCAGGAACCAGTGGAAGACTGGGCATACTGGATGCCGCAGAATGCCCCCCTACTTTTGGTACCGATCCCAACATGATTGTGGGTATTATTGCAGGCGGTGAGAAGGCGATGTTTCAGTCGATTGAGGGTGCCGAGGACTTTCCCGAAGATGGCGCAAGAGATATCCAACAAAAAGAGGTAAATCATCGGGACGTCGTTGTGGGTATTACCACAGGTGGTACGACCCCGTATGTAATGGGTGCCCTTTTTGAGGCAAAAAAGCGCAATGCAAGGACAATCTTTTTATGCTGTAACATAGAGACCACGCCAAGTTTTGATGTCGATATCACCATCCGGCCAATCGTTGGACCAGAGATCATAACCGGATCTACCCGGATGAAGGCTGGCACAGCTACCAAGCTCATACTAAACATGTTAACCACAACAACGATGATCAAGATAGGGAAGGTTTATGAAAATCTTATGGTAGACTTACGTGCAGTAAATGCAAAACTCTCCGATCGTGCCGAACGTATTATTATGACCGTTACAGGTATCAACCGGGAAGATGCCAAGATGTTATTAGCCTCTGCGTTTGGTAATGCAAAGGCTGCCATTGTTATGCAAAAATTGGGTCTTGATTATGAAGAAGCCAAAAAAAGGCTTGATGCGCAGGGCGGATTTGTAAGAAGGGTCTTGTCGTAA
- a CDS encoding DUF393 domain-containing protein, which yields MNKMGTAVLIYDARCSLCRGCMKWIELHSIRKDAFEFIPCQSDECRTRFPDITDAACLQSIQLVLSHKQILAGDKALPEILNRLKGFRWLHPLFKVPIIRSLLYAVYHRIAKNRYSISRFIKPLIQE from the coding sequence ATGAATAAGATGGGAACTGCGGTACTTATTTATGATGCCAGGTGCAGTTTATGTCGTGGATGTATGAAATGGATCGAACTCCATTCTATCCGAAAAGACGCCTTTGAGTTTATCCCCTGCCAATCAGATGAGTGCCGCACCCGATTCCCGGATATAACAGATGCAGCTTGTTTACAGTCCATTCAATTGGTGCTTTCTCATAAACAAATTTTAGCAGGCGATAAGGCATTGCCGGAGATACTGAACCGATTGAAGGGTTTCAGGTGGTTGCACCCGCTATTCAAGGTGCCCATAATCAGATCACTTTTGTATGCTGTCTATCACAGGATTGCGAAGAACAGGTATAGTATTTCGCGTTTCATAAAACCACTTATCCAGGAATAA